In Actinomycetota bacterium, the sequence GGCGCCAATAAATGCATACCGACGCCAGCCAAAACGAGAACCAAAAACATCAATATTTTCTGGATTACGCAACTTGGTAGAATGAGGTTTAGCAGATGTAAAAGAAGGCCGAACGGATAATATCCTGTTAGCTCAGTGGGCATCCTTATTGTAGGCGTAAAAACCATGTCAAGCGCAAAAACATAACCTGGTTTCAAGAGCGGTATCAAAATCACCAAAGCCAACACGCTATATTCAATACAGATGATTGTATTCGGTTTTCGCAGGAAGGCTAAGAATTTTTTCGTTTGCAGGGCAACCTCAGCTGTCACTAAAGAGAAGGCCGAATCGGCGCGTTATTCTCGTATAAACTCGATTATCTGCTCAACAACGCCAATGACCAGAAAGTAAAAAACCGACACAGCCGCCTGTTCAGCCAAGGCCCGCTGCTCCATGACGATCAGAAAGGGACACGATACCAGAAGACCTACAGCGATAGCAATCGCGCCGCGGGAATCCACCCGCCAAAGCAAAGACCAAATGAAATAACCCAGAATAAAGTACTCTCGCCCTACGAAAAAACCAAAAACATTTACGTTTCCACTATAAGTTAAATAGACACTACCAGTAACTAGGAAGAGTCCGATAACAGACCGTGTTGGCCGGGCCTTCAGGGCATTTAGGCCCTTCTCGAACAATTGGGTGTAGCGGCCAATCAGCGTTTCAACCGGTACATCTTCAATCCCCGACTTAATCGCCCTTATGTAGATATTAAACCCAAGCCAGGTGATACCTAACCCGGCAATCAATCCAATCAATGCGATGATACGAACGATACGTCGTCAACCATCCTTTCTGTCTTTTTTACCAGCGTTTTTATAGTAGCATATTGAGCTTTAAGCAAGCGGCCTTATTAAAAGCCATAAAATAATAGTAGAATGTACAGGTAAATATACTCTGGTACGGAGTTACCAAAAGGAGATGCTGTGAAAAAAAGCATCGGACTAGTACTTGCCGGAACCGGGCTTTTGATTATGATTGCTTCAGTAGCTGGTTTCCTATATTTCAACAAACCGGTTGGATCGGCCTTTGAATACTACAAAATGGGAGTTTTCTACGCCGGCGAACAAAATTGGGATAAAGCGATTGCCGAATTCAACAAAGCAATCTCCCTTGACGGCAAGTATGTCAACGCCTACCGCGAGCGGGCATACGCCCGCAGCGCAAAAGATATGCTCCCTGAGACCATCTCTGACTTTGAGCGGGTCATTGAACTCGATCCCAACAATACCGATGACTACCGGGCGCTAGGCTCCCTTTACAGTACGCAAGGCAACAAATCAAAAGCAATCACAGCGCTGAAAAACGCGATAAAACACACCGATGACAAAGCCACAATCGCCGATATCAAGAAGGAGCTTGCTGGTCTGGAGAAATAGCTTCAAGAGCCCGTTTTGCAGTAGGTTTGCGCTGTCTTCGCCAATCCCAAACCAAGTATCCAACACAACTTAAGAACGCCATGCCTGAAACGAATGCTCCAACGTTCACTAAGCTCTGCGGCCAGAAATACAAAGTCATCTCATAATCACCCTTCTTATCAATGTACCATGAGTTGGCATATCCATTTGCCCGCAAGTGCCTGTTCTCATCAATTGGCTTCTTCCACAAAGCCTGAAACCAGTTCACATTACCTTCATAGGCTTTCCAATAAGGGTCGAATGTTTCCGAAAACGTTAGATAAAATGGCGCGGTTGAGTTCTTAATCTTTACCTTGTACAAAGTCGGACTTACTCTTTTGAAGCTCACCACGGCTTTTTGCTTGCTGCTTAGGGGTCTCTTCACTTCTCTATAGTTTTTTGTCTCACTCGGATCTAGCAAAAAGAAGACTTGAGACTTTGAACTGTCTTGTTCTTCAACCATTTTAGCCAAGCTATCCACTCCACGAACGCCAAGTCTCGAGCTACCCCCAGCGTATATCTGGGGTACAAATAATTCTGATTTCAGCGTGTAAATGGCAAGGTCGCCAAAAGCACCTGCAAACTGAAACTCCTTGTGTGCTCTCAGATTCTTCTCCAGATTCTTAGGGGCAAGCTCAACGGAGTACTGTCGTGGACTAGGGAATGCGTAGCGCATGTGAAAGTCTCTGTGGACTAAAATGTATTTGACATTCAAGAGACCCAACATTTTACTGGCCGTTTCAGAATTTTGGGTAAGAAGATTTATAATAGCCTCTTTCTGAAACTCGTCCGCAAAGTCTGACCCGGTAAGTAGTCCCATTAATGGTCGCTGAACAAAATACTGATCAAGGGGATCGCTTCCAAAGTACCCGTGTTTCCATTTATAGGCATAACCCCCCACGAATAAGCTAGGTGGTAAAGTTAGAACTTTGTTTTCTTTAGGTTGCTTTTCAAACCATTTGGCGGCTTCGTGGTAATATTCAGGTACTTGAACTCGGTAGGACGGTCTCCCGGCACTACCCGCCCACAAAACTTCACCAGTCCAAAAGGGAAAAACCAGGACACCGTACAGGATTGTAAAAATCAAGACTATGAACAAAATGGGTGTGATTTTGATAGTCTTAATCCTAAAGACCTTTGGTTTCGTTCTTAAATACTCAAAAATTCCTGCAATACTTGTGCCGATTAAAAATGCATAGCTGAGTACAACAACTGGGCCCAACTTTTCATATGTGCTTCTAAACATGCCTGAAAAAGGAAGTACGTTAAACCATACAGTATTAAGCCACCCCAAGGGTACATGTGGCCCTTTGATCAAGAAGAGTCCAGCTATAGCGAGGAACGCAAAATAAACCGCATATCTTCGCATAGACTTAAAGAACAAAGAAGCGAACGCCAGTAGCGGAGGAATAAAACTGATCAGAACAAAAAATGGAGTGAAATAAACTAACGCCCATGAATAGTAAGGTTCGGAGCCATATTTTTCGTAAATGGTCCAATCGCCAAGCAAGCGAAAGGAATTCACCAGCGTTGCGCTTAAGCTCGTCCACTGAAATATCGCGGCTGGTTCTCCCGCAGTATGAGTGCCAGCGTATACACCACTAACCAAAATTGAGAGAGGTAATATCCACCAAAGATTTAAAACAAACCATAACAATGCAAGCAAGCCAGAAAAACGTAGAGCATGAAGAACGGTGGCTTTATCGTTTCTGTTACGAGCCACAAAGAAGATTAAGAAAGATAATTGTACCATCCAAATGGGAAGCCAATAGCCAGGATTAATCATTGAAATGGGCGCCAAAAACCAAATTCCGAGAATTAAAAATAGATATCTAATATAGCCCTTTTCAGAACATAAACCCTTGGCAAATAGAGCTAAGAATAAGGGCAGTAATGCATAACTATATAACCCACCTTGCCTACCCCATAGACTCGAAAGAGCAAACAGATTCATCATATAAAAAAGAGCAGCAGCTAAACCACCTATTCGCTTATTATCGTTGGTCGCCAAAGTAGAAAATAAAGCGTACATACCCAAACCACCTATGGTGAAAAGGGTATAGAATAGCATTTTTTGTTGAACAACTAGCGAAATGCCTATGAATTTTAAAATAGACATTTGTAGAAAAAAGAAATAAGAAATAACACTTAGGGGTGAGGGCACCCCTGTTGCCCAAGGAGCCCAGACCTGACTTGAGAATTCGCGCAGACTGAAAGCCGCATCAAGTGAAAAAAAACTATCGCCGACTTTTATCAGATAATTCCCCCTAAACCACGAAATTGAAAGTAAGCCAACTAATAGAATCAATCCTAGGTCGAATAATATCAACCTATGCTCAAAAACATACTTTTTCGCTTCCTTAAGTATGTTCACGCTTCCTGCCCCTTGTGTCTTACGAAATTCGTTTCAGATACAATCAAGCTTTTTCCTTAAGTTGGGAATATATAAGCGTTCCCGTCACACCTGCTCCTCAGCCACTAGACTCTTAATCAATTCCAAGTCTCTATCAGCTATCTTGTCCCAGTCATAACGCGAAGCTATGGTGTAACCATATTCGCCTCTTCGGCTTCCCGATTCCGGGTCTTGGAGAAGATAAACTATTTGATCCGCAAACTGCTCTATGCTGCCACTGGGAACTGCTACGACTGCGTCGTCGAACAGTTCTTTGTATACAGGTAGGTCATATGCCACAACCGGCACCTTACATGCCATTGCCTCACAAACTGACATTCCCCATCCCTCTTCGTAGCTTGGAGAAATAAACACCCTGCTGCTCTTTAGTGTCAACCACACCTGCCGATCCGGAAGAAAACCGGTAATCGAAACGTTGTCATCAAGCCCTCTTTTTTTCAACTCTCTTTCTAGTCGTCTCACTCCTGCTTGGGATCCAGAACCTATTATCATAAGCTTGGCGTCTTCTACAGTCTTAACTACTCTTTCCCAGATTAGAGGCACATCAAAAACGCCCTTCGTCGGGTTAAGGCGCGCCAAGAAACAAGCGTCAAAAACCGATTCCGATTGGGAGTCTATCTCATCAATTTCACGGAACCGTATTCCCGCTCCCGCAACCTGCATTTGTTCAGGCAAGAAGCCGAGTGTTGCGAGTTGCTCTTCCACGCCCCTGTTGAGTAGAAAAACACTATCTGCGAACCGCTTGATAAAAATAAAGCTAAACCGTTGGAGAAAGAATGATACGGTGCTAAACAGGAAAGGATTGCTCCTCCGTTTAAAGGGAAACTCATTGACATGATAGATTCTCGCAATCCACTTAGCCTCAGGGTTTCTAAGTTTGTAGTAAGCCGCGGGAATGACGTCACAGAAGAAATCACCGGTCGTGTAGACCACGTCACACTCGATCGAGCGCATAAGAGCACAAGCCTTTATGGTTCTTATAAGATATGCAGGGAGTATAAAGCAAAGGTACCGACTAGCCAGTCCATGGCGATCAATTATAGTGTCAATAGAATAGATCCTCGAAGGCGCGATTTCATCTTGACACTGCTCAACGGCCAGCGCGGGTATCAAAACCATAGTTTCTGCCCCTAAAGTCTTCCAGCGTTTTGCCAGCTCGACAAACACCCGGTCTCCACCAGTTGCAACACGTGATGTTAGTAGGTGGTCTGCTATAATCAAGATTCTCATTTCTCACTCACCTGGCAATTGAAATCTATGATTTTCTGGCTATTGTCCAATGCGCATGAAAGCGCGAATGCCACCGCTGAGTCTTCATGGTGTGGGAATCTGGATGAGTTCGCATGACATTGAACCCACTTTCGCGCAAGAGGACCATTAATTGTCCTCTAATTCACCCCAAAACTTCTAGCTATTAGTGTTTCAAACTGCTTCGAACACGATCTAATGATTGTTCATAAAAGAATCGGTGTCTCATAGCAGAAACTATTGTCAAGTATTTAGCGATCTTCATATCCAGAATTGAAATATTTGGATGATTCAGAATGGAATCGTCCGCATAAGAACATATCATTTCTTTCTTTGTGAAATTTATCAGTCCCTCTCTATAGCAAAGGTCTCCCATCTCTGTTCCTTTGAAAGGGTAGAATATTGAAGTCATTGCAAAATCAGGACCAATTCTCCAATTAAGCAATACTGTTTTTAGCAGATGCCGTCTGGTCTCACCTGGCATGCCTACCATATTAAAAGTCCAGAGAAGCATTCGGCGATTCTTTATTTTTGTGCAAGCGTCAGTGATTTGCTTATTCGTCATCTTTCTATTCATCATTTCTTTTCTATAGGTCTCGTCTCCACTCTCAAGTCCAATTAGCACCATAAAACACCCTGCTTTTTTAAGATTATCTAAGTTCTTTTCTGAACAGGTTTCTATCCTTGCCGCACAGTAAAATGGGATATTGATTTTCTTACGATAAAACTCACTAAATTCTTCCAACCAATCGGGAAAGAGGGTCAAGTTATCATCATGAAAACCGACATAATCGAAATCAAAATTATTCTTCAAATATATTAGTTCTTCAATGAGATGTGCTGAACTTCTTATGCGAACATACTTTTTTCTATTAGGATAAAGTTTTTTAAAATATTGATTAGAACAATATGTGCAGTGATAGGGACAACCTCTGCTTGCCATCACCTTTACATTCCTACCACCCTTTTTAATAATATTTAGGTGACTTTGATAATCGAACATTTCTCTGTCCCAAAATGGTAAATCGTCCAAGTTTTCAATAAGTGGTCTAATTTCGTTTTGATAAATCTTACCCTTTTCTTTAACCCATAAGTTCCGTATTGTTTTTATATCGCTATTGCTTTCTAGACTATTTATCAACTCCAAAAGAGCATATTCACCTTCGCCTCTACAAATTATGTCTATCGAGTCATGATTAAGTACATCCTCAGGGGACAACGTTGGATAATATCCACCGGCAATGGTGAGTATCGAAGGATCTATCTTTTTAATAAAATCACATATTTGTTTAATCCAATGGAACCCAGTCTCAAAAACAGTAAATCCAACAAGCCTAGGCTTGAAACTGTTCACTTCTTTCTTAATATATTGATATTGACCCTCTTCAATCACCGACTTATTTGTGACCACATCGAGCATTTTTGTAAGATGACCATTTCTTCTTAAAAAGGCCGATAACGCACCAATTCCTGTGGGGTAGGTGTCGTTAGATCCGATATTAATAAACATTACATTCATATAATCCTCTCTTAGTCTCTATACCTTGAGCTTTTCCCCATCTTTTGCTAACTCCCGTAATAAGGTCGTTCAGCTGAAAATGGGTTAGGATGGAACAAAACAAGGGGGTTCATTAACTTCATGTTCTACTCCTGCAAATAAGGAGATATTCTCTTAAAAACCAATCACTCAAGAAAACATATCTATTCAACCATGCTATAACCTTGTTTAACAAAGGCTCACTCATATGTACATCTTGTTTTCCGTAATCAATGGAATTTTTCCCTTCAAAGATTATTTGTTCTTCCAAAATCTCAAAATCTTTTTCGCACAATTTCCTAAATCGACCTTGAGTAAAAGTAAAGGGATGCTCAATGTTTCTTAAGAAAGGAATATGTTCAGTGGTTGTTTTCAAGAAGAAAATAAAGGGCGCATACACATATACGCTTAGGATTATTACCGCATTTTCTTTAGCGACTCTTTTCATTTCAGAAAACACTTCTTGAAGGTTATCCATGTGATCCAACGCATTACGACAAAGTATTACATCAAAATAATCATCTGCAAAAGGGATTTCCTCACCCCGCCCCTCAGAGAGATTTATCTTGCCATCTAGTTTCTCTTTATCTGTCTGTAGAAAAGATCCAGCTAAAGGGTCGACTCCATACTTTTTGCCTCTCGTAAAAAGGATAGAAGGACAAGTCGCGCCACAACCTAGGTCTAATATCTTGAAACTGTCATCAAAATAATAATCTTTCTCAATCCGAGCAAATAGTTTAGAATACTTGGTAACTAGTTCCTTGAACTCACTATCTCTGAACGACTCTTGTTTCCAGTATTCGGCTTCTTTTTTCTGTGCTTCTTCCCATCTTTCTGTATGAAGATTCATAGATTCACTTTTCTAATCTTAGTGATATTGAAACGGATGTCCCGTCAAGATCTTGATATCTATCGTTTCTAGAATCAACTCTTTTGAACACATTGAATGTTGCTTTGATCAGACTATTCCCACCATCGTTTTTCTCACTTTCCCACTCGAATTTTTCCATTGACTCTTTTGTCCCTTTCGATACAGGGAGCCTGGTATAAAACAGTTTCCCTAATCTAAGGATGTGATAATTAAAAGGGAAGCAAAAATGTGTCAGTGTTTCGATTTTTGTAACTTTAAACCCGGCTTCTTCGGCTAGAGCCTTTATCTCGTCTGGTAAGTATAATCTCTTGTGGTCGTAGGACCATACGCCACCTAAAACAGTGTTTCTTGAGCTAAAGTGCCCCAATCCAATATGTTCTCTAGTCCAGTTTAACGGGTCCCACATAAATGGGTAATGCTTATTAGGTACCGTCAGACCGGTAACGCCCCCAAACTTCTGTACCCGATATATTTCCTTAAGCGCTTTCTTGTCATCGTCTAAATGCTCTAGTACTTCAGAGAAAACGATTTTATCAAAACTTTCGTCTTCAAAAGGTAATCCTTCTGCAATATCACCGTCCACAAAACGAATGTTCTTCTTATTGTTTATTAGATTTCGCGCTTTTTTTAACAATTCGGTATCAAAATCAAATGCTGTTATCTGCGCGTCATGTAATTCGCTGATTATCATCGTATAGAAGCCTTCGCCGCAACCACAATCCAAGATAGCGTCACCGTCGTTTATGTCAAGGTATTCGATCAGTTTGACAACGCGTCTCCTAAATCCGAGATCGCCGACTTTCGATAACATTTTATTGAGCAAGACACTATTCCGATCAGTCATCTTGGTAACTATTTAAAATAATCTCAGCGTTCTTCTCGCTGAAATGCTCTAGAGCATACGGCCTGCAGTTCCTTGCCTTTTCTTTCAATTTGTCCCGGTGCCGATAGAAATACTCGAAGATCTCTTTTAGATTGTCTTTCGTTGGATTCAGAAGAACACCTACAGATTCATCAATTATTTGCGGTACGCAACCGGTATTGGTGGAGATAATCGGAGTCCCGCAGGCGATGCCTTCTAGAATGACACTGGCAAAACCTTCGGGATATTGAGAGGGTAAGACAAACATATCAGCGCTATTGTAGTACCTGCTTATTGCCTCCTGTTTAGGTTTTCCAGCAGCCGGCAATCCTTTAACATTAATGAAGCTTCCAAGGGTTTCTGCGGCTTTGTCAACTTGGGAAGATTCGGGGCCCTCGGCCCCGACAATGACGAAAACCATTTCACCGGAAACCTGCTTAGCAATTTCAATTAAGAGCAGAATCCCTTTTTTGGCAATTAATCTACCTACAAAAAGAATGATGAATTTATCTTGTGGAAGGTTTGATAATCTCCTTGACTCCTTTTTACCATGAGGCTTAAACGTATCCGTATCAACCCAGTTGGGGTGGACTCGCACCTTCCCGCTATCGATACCAATTCTAATTAGTTCTTCTTTGGATGCTTCCCCAACCGCTAATATAAAGTCGAAGGAAGACAAGAGCCATCTAACTAGGCTAGCTAGAACTTTTCTTTTTTCTAAGTTATAGACTGCATGCGTGCTAACTACGGTTCTTTTCTTATGTATCCGTTTAAGAACCTTGGCTACAAATGCTGCAGCAAACCCATGCGCATGAATAGTGTCAATCTTTTGATGGTTCTTCAAATAGAAGATGATATTTCTATACAATAACCCCGGAACCAAATAAAGAAAGGTTAGGGGGAAATATTTTTCAATCCTATTGAACCATCCTTGACCGAACCAGTTAATCCGATAAATCACAAAGTTCTGTCCTTTTTCAACCGGTTTCCCTTTTGTGCTCGTCGTCAAGGGCTGATAACTTATCAGATAGACAAACACCTTGTGTCCAGCCAGATAATCTATTAGTTTGTCTAAATGAGACTCCACCCCTCCCTCGTTTGGACGAGCGAAAGGACATATCATCAGGATGCGTTTCTTCGCATTCTCAGGGGTTACGGTTGTCAAAATCGTCCTTTAACTCTGCGATACAGAAGGTAATGAGGTGACTTAGAACTAAGTGAAGGTCTTCTATCGGACCATAATTACTGCTCTGAATTATGATTGCGTCGTCCACAATCTTGGCTAGTTCTCCCCCAGTTCCGAATCCGAGAAAGCCAATAGTCTTTGCCCCGCAACGCTTCGCATATTCTATCGCCTTGATTACGTTCGGGCTATTACCGCTGCCACTAATCGCAATAACCAAATCCTCTCTCTGGACATGATTCCTTAGCTGCTGAACAAATATGTCATCATATGACAAATCGTTAGCCAACGCTGAGATCAAGGCGACGTTGTCGGTAAGGGACGCGACCCGAAATCTCTTCTCTTTTTCGTCATACACACGCTTAAGCGTTCCTTTGCCAAGATCGCAAGCGAAATGTGAGGCCGCGGATGCGCTACCTCCATTACCTAAAATAAATATCTGTTTTTCTCGCCGGTAGGCGTCAATGATTTCTTCAATAACCTTTGCTGTTTCCAGTTTTGGTAAGGTCGCTAAAGCTTCGTTTAAATCCCTTAAGTATTTTTCAATAAGTACTGGAACCTGTTTTTTGATTGTCTCCGGCATTATTCCTCCACGTATATAATTTTGCTGCCTTGTGATTCATATGTGAAAGGCATCAACCTCAACATCGATAGGGATTTTCTGATCTGCTCGTGTCTTGAACGAGGAGCACAAATAAGCAAGAATCCTCCGCCACCGGCTCCGAGTATTTTCCCGCCCGTTGCACCGTTTTGCCGAGCTGTGTCATACCATTTGTCTATTTGGGGAGAAGAAATCCCCTGGGCCATTTTCTTCTTGAGTATCCAATTCTTATGGAGCAACTCACCCACTTGAGTTGGATTATTCTGTGTTAATGCCCGCTTCATTTCTCTAGCCAGTTCCACCATCTCTTCCAGGATCTCGTTTTTTTCTTCCTGCGTTTCCATATTCTTCTTTTGCTCGGAGAGAATTAAGTCAGAAGAACGAGCTATGCCAGTATAGAAAAGCAAGAGGCTCCTCTCCAGTTCCTCTTTTATCTCTTTCTTACAAATAATGGGTTCGATAAAAACACTCTCGTCAGGATTGAATTGAGTGTAATTCAATCCTCCATAGGCAGCTGCATATTGATCTTGTTTGCCAATCGGTTTATTTAATGCTTCGATCTCGATTTTACAGGCCTCTTGAGCCAGTCTCTCCGCGGATGCGTGCTCCCCCTTATGAGCGTGCAGAGCATTCAGCAAACCTACGGTATAGCTGCTCGATGAACCTAGCCCCGTCCCCCTTGAAGTTATGTCAGAGATGGATGTAATCTCGATTCCACCATCTATATTCACCAACTTCAGGCATTCTCTGATAAGATCGTGTTTCAATTGGTTGACGTCATCCACAATCTCTGTAATCGAATAGCTTGCCCGAATTCTATTATCAAATTTCTTGTTTACCGTAACATAGATGTATTTTCTTATTGTTGTTGACACTACTGCTCCGGGCTGCAGGTTATAGAAAGTACTTATGTCGCTGCCGCCACCCACAAAACTGATTCTCAATGGGGTTCTTGAAATAATCATTAGCTAAAACTCCTCGGCCACCCTTTTGTATCTCTCGAGTGTACCAATATCTTCCATATAGTCCTCTGTGACATAACCAAAAACTCTGTCGCTTTGGGCGCTTAACGGGGCCAATAATGAGTGAGAGATGCTGTCGTCAGGATCTAATCCTGTCTTAACGAAATCGAAAACCTCTGGCGAAAAAACTACCGTTCCTGCATTTCCTAGGTTCATTTTTCCGCAATCTAAATCAACATGCGGCTTTTTATGAAATCTTAAGATCCGATTGTTTTCATCAACCTCAACCAAGTCGCTATCCTCTGGATGATTTGATACATGTAGAACAAGGGTAGCTAAGGCATTCTTGCTTTTATGAAATCTGATGACGCTTGACAGGTTTAGCTTGCTTGCGACGTCTCCATAAAGGACAGGAAAATCACCCTCGAGTTTGTCCTTGAAGAGAAGAAGTGCTTCAGCCGCATTGACGAGTTTGCTTAAAACAGTCCAGCTTACCTTTATTCCTAAGTCTTTATCCTTAAAATAGTCGATTATGATTTCGGGTAGATAATAAAGGTTTAAGAAGACTTCATCTACTCCGTGCCGTTTGCACAACAAGATTTGATGCTCTAAAAGCGGTTTTCCAGCAATTGGAAGCATGACTTTTGGAACATCATTTGTTAGAGGGTGAAGCCTTTTCCCTTCTCCTGCAGCCAAAATAATCGCCTTCATAGACTCGAAATAACTACCTTAGCGGCTTGATAAAGATCCTCGCAAAAGAAATCAGGTTTTGACTCTTTTATGATTGCCTCAACTTCCCGATCACTCCTTCTTCTGCTTTTTACCAAAAGCGTGGTGCAGCCGGCCCTTTTACCGGCCTGAATATCCCAAGTAAAATCTCCAATCATAAAACATTTATCCAATTCTAAGTTAAAACTCTTAGCCGCTTTGACTAAGAGCCCGATTTCCGGCTTCCTGCATTGACAGACTCGCGTATATTGGCTGCTCAATCCGCTAGTTGGATGATGCGGGCAATAATAAAATGCGTCAATCGGACAACCATTTGCTTTTAGTTTCTTGTTTAATATTTGATGAACCATTTCTACATCTTTACTGGTAAATGCACCTTTAGCAATTCCTGGTTGATTCGTAACTACTATTAAAGCTAAATCATATTTCTTAAGCAGTCTCAAGCTGTCGACAACTTTAGGCAATATCTTAATCTCTCTATAGCTTGAATCTGCAATATCTTCAATGATTACACCATCTCTGTCTAAGAATACTGCTGTTTTCCTCATAATACTTCCCTAGTAGCTCGCTTGATCGCCTCGGTAGAATTGTATTTACTTTGCCAGCCAAGCTTGCTGAGTTTTCCAGTATCCAGCATCATATTAGTGACATCCCCGGGCCATCCTCTTTTTTCTCTACC encodes:
- a CDS encoding SIS domain-containing protein, whose product is MPETIKKQVPVLIEKYLRDLNEALATLPKLETAKVIEEIIDAYRREKQIFILGNGGSASAASHFACDLGKGTLKRVYDEKEKRFRVASLTDNVALISALANDLSYDDIFVQQLRNHVQREDLVIAISGSGNSPNVIKAIEYAKRCGAKTIGFLGFGTGGELAKIVDDAIIIQSSNYGPIEDLHLVLSHLITFCIAELKDDFDNRNP
- a CDS encoding class I SAM-dependent methyltransferase, translating into MNLHTERWEEAQKKEAEYWKQESFRDSEFKELVTKYSKLFARIEKDYYFDDSFKILDLGCGATCPSILFTRGKKYGVDPLAGSFLQTDKEKLDGKINLSEGRGEEIPFADDYFDVILCRNALDHMDNLQEVFSEMKRVAKENAVIILSVYVYAPFIFFLKTTTEHIPFLRNIEHPFTFTQGRFRKLCEKDFEILEEQIIFEGKNSIDYGKQDVHMSEPLLNKVIAWLNRYVFLSDWFLREYLLICRSRT
- a CDS encoding glycosyltransferase, which produces MRILIIADHLLTSRVATGGDRVFVELAKRWKTLGAETMVLIPALAVEQCQDEIAPSRIYSIDTIIDRHGLASRYLCFILPAYLIRTIKACALMRSIECDVVYTTGDFFCDVIPAAYYKLRNPEAKWIARIYHVNEFPFKRRSNPFLFSTVSFFLQRFSFIFIKRFADSVFLLNRGVEEQLATLGFLPEQMQVAGAGIRFREIDEIDSQSESVFDACFLARLNPTKGVFDVPLIWERVVKTVEDAKLMIIGSGSQAGVRRLERELKKRGLDDNVSITGFLPDRQVWLTLKSSRVFISPSYEEGWGMSVCEAMACKVPVVAYDLPVYKELFDDAVVAVPSGSIEQFADQIVYLLQDPESGSRRGEYGYTIASRYDWDKIADRDLELIKSLVAEEQV
- a CDS encoding glycosyltransferase family 4 protein, with translation MTTVTPENAKKRILMICPFARPNEGGVESHLDKLIDYLAGHKVFVYLISYQPLTTSTKGKPVEKGQNFVIYRINWFGQGWFNRIEKYFPLTFLYLVPGLLYRNIIFYLKNHQKIDTIHAHGFAAAFVAKVLKRIHKKRTVVSTHAVYNLEKRKVLASLVRWLLSSFDFILAVGEASKEELIRIGIDSGKVRVHPNWVDTDTFKPHGKKESRRLSNLPQDKFIILFVGRLIAKKGILLLIEIAKQVSGEMVFVIVGAEGPESSQVDKAAETLGSFINVKGLPAAGKPKQEAISRYYNSADMFVLPSQYPEGFASVILEGIACGTPIISTNTGCVPQIIDESVGVLLNPTKDNLKEIFEYFYRHRDKLKEKARNCRPYALEHFSEKNAEIILNSYQDD
- a CDS encoding alpha-(1->3)-arabinofuranosyltransferase family protein, which produces MNILKEAKKYVFEHRLILFDLGLILLVGLLSISWFRGNYLIKVGDSFFSLDAAFSLREFSSQVWAPWATGVPSPLSVISYFFFLQMSILKFIGISLVVQQKMLFYTLFTIGGLGMYALFSTLATNDNKRIGGLAAALFYMMNLFALSSLWGRQGGLYSYALLPLFLALFAKGLCSEKGYIRYLFLILGIWFLAPISMINPGYWLPIWMVQLSFLIFFVARNRNDKATVLHALRFSGLLALLWFVLNLWWILPLSILVSGVYAGTHTAGEPAAIFQWTSLSATLVNSFRLLGDWTIYEKYGSEPYYSWALVYFTPFFVLISFIPPLLAFASLFFKSMRRYAVYFAFLAIAGLFLIKGPHVPLGWLNTVWFNVLPFSGMFRSTYEKLGPVVVLSYAFLIGTSIAGIFEYLRTKPKVFRIKTIKITPILFIVLIFTILYGVLVFPFWTGEVLWAGSAGRPSYRVQVPEYYHEAAKWFEKQPKENKVLTLPPSLFVGGYAYKWKHGYFGSDPLDQYFVQRPLMGLLTGSDFADEFQKEAIINLLTQNSETASKMLGLLNVKYILVHRDFHMRYAFPSPRQYSVELAPKNLEKNLRAHKEFQFAGAFGDLAIYTLKSELFVPQIYAGGSSRLGVRGVDSLAKMVEEQDSSKSQVFFLLDPSETKNYREVKRPLSSKQKAVVSFKRVSPTLYKVKIKNSTAPFYLTFSETFDPYWKAYEGNVNWFQALWKKPIDENRHLRANGYANSWYIDKKGDYEMTLYFWPQSLVNVGAFVSGMAFLSCVGYLVWDWRRQRKPTAKRALEAISPDQQAPS
- a CDS encoding tetratricopeptide repeat protein — encoded protein: MKKSIGLVLAGTGLLIMIASVAGFLYFNKPVGSAFEYYKMGVFYAGEQNWDKAIAEFNKAISLDGKYVNAYRERAYARSAKDMLPETISDFERVIELDPNNTDDYRALGSLYSTQGNKSKAITALKNAIKHTDDKATIADIKKELAGLEK
- a CDS encoding radical SAM protein, with product MNVMFINIGSNDTYPTGIGALSAFLRRNGHLTKMLDVVTNKSVIEEGQYQYIKKEVNSFKPRLVGFTVFETGFHWIKQICDFIKKIDPSILTIAGGYYPTLSPEDVLNHDSIDIICRGEGEYALLELINSLESNSDIKTIRNLWVKEKGKIYQNEIRPLIENLDDLPFWDREMFDYQSHLNIIKKGGRNVKVMASRGCPYHCTYCSNQYFKKLYPNRKKYVRIRSSAHLIEELIYLKNNFDFDYVGFHDDNLTLFPDWLEEFSEFYRKKINIPFYCAARIETCSEKNLDNLKKAGCFMVLIGLESGDETYRKEMMNRKMTNKQITDACTKIKNRRMLLWTFNMVGMPGETRRHLLKTVLLNWRIGPDFAMTSIFYPFKGTEMGDLCYREGLINFTKKEMICSYADDSILNHPNISILDMKIAKYLTIVSAMRHRFFYEQSLDRVRSSLKH
- a CDS encoding methyltransferase domain-containing protein, producing the protein MTDRNSVLLNKMLSKVGDLGFRRRVVKLIEYLDINDGDAILDCGCGEGFYTMIISELHDAQITAFDFDTELLKKARNLINNKKNIRFVDGDIAEGLPFEDESFDKIVFSEVLEHLDDDKKALKEIYRVQKFGGVTGLTVPNKHYPFMWDPLNWTREHIGLGHFSSRNTVLGGVWSYDHKRLYLPDEIKALAEEAGFKVTKIETLTHFCFPFNYHILRLGKLFYTRLPVSKGTKESMEKFEWESEKNDGGNSLIKATFNVFKRVDSRNDRYQDLDGTSVSISLRLEK